In the Gossypium raimondii isolate GPD5lz chromosome 9, ASM2569854v1, whole genome shotgun sequence genome, one interval contains:
- the LOC128032574 gene encoding LOW QUALITY PROTEIN: uncharacterized protein LOC128032574 (The sequence of the model RefSeq protein was modified relative to this genomic sequence to represent the inferred CDS: deleted 2 bases in 1 codon; substituted 2 bases at 2 genomic stop codons) translates to LQKLREDGXTSLLSEVPSFCQKHDIDVLNMDDDFVAKGRLHRKALKLIATVSVERVFFVMKIVKNHXRNRIGDQWMSDCLIPYVEKEKIIPWFQHMRKLRGQVQKSCVLFKFI, encoded by the exons TTACAAAAGCTCCGAGAAGATGGATGAACTTCTCTACTTTCAGAAGTACCATCCTTTTGTCAAAAGCATGATATTGATGTTCTTAATATGGATGATGACTTTGTTGCCAAAGGAAGGTTACATAGGAAAGCTCTTAAG CTAATTGCTACAGTAAGTGTGGAAAGAGTATTT TTTGTaatgaaaattgtgaaaaatcaTTGAAGGAATCGAATTGGAGATCAATGGATGAGTGATTGTTTGATTCCATATGTCGAGAAAGAGAAGATAATTCCATGGTTTCAACACATGAGAAAGCTTCGTGGACAAGTGCAAAAAAGCTGcgtgttatttaaatttatttaa
- the LOC105797860 gene encoding glycosyltransferase BC10, with translation MKKNVVEKQQHRPQISTTTTKLPNSLIQFNDIVFYFILFGLGLGLGITLSFFYLKDGSMDFQLYQLSVFRASDIRPPPPPPTLPSGGVIELPSPLSVSSPPIKETRKEKRNYIKEFFEPPATRHNMTDEELFWRASLVPKIPKYPIQRTPKIAFMFLTRGKVLLAPLWEKFFRGHEGFYSIYVHSDPSFVQTMPKSSVFYDRWIPSKIARWGEMNMVEAERRLLANALMDISNERFVLLSESCIPLFNFSTVYDYLINSTKSFVESYDLPGPVGRGRYSKMMSPLITLEQWRKGSQWFEVDRFLAIEVITDQTYYPVFWQYCKNDCYGDEHYLPTFVDMNFPTRNAYKTLTYVDWSKGGPHPNRFRREEVTEEFLKKLRTSSQCYYNERIVNVCHLFARKFSPNSLDKLLRFAPIVMNF, from the exons ATGAAGAAGAACGTGGTGGAGAAACAACAACACCGTCCTCAAAtatccaccaccaccaccaagCTTCCCAATTCCCTCATCCAATTCAATGATattgttttctatttcattctctTTGGTTTAGGGTTGGGGTTAGGGATCACTCTCAGTTTCTTCTATCTCAAAGATGGTTCCATGGATTTCCAACTCTACCAACTATCCGTTTTCCGTGCATCCGACATTCGTCCGCCGCCACCACCACCAACTCTTCCATCGGGTGGTGTTATTGAACTGCCTTCCCCTCTTTCTGTATCATCACCACCCATCAAAGAAACTCGAAAAGAGAAGAGgaattatataaaagaattttttgaaCCGCCGGCGACTAGGCATAATATGACGGATGAGGAGTTGTTTTGGAGGGCATCATTGGTTCCTAAAATCCCAAAATACCCAATCCAACGAACACCCAAAATTGCATTCATGTTCTTGACGAGAGGAAAAGTGTTATTAGCTCCACTTTGGGAGAAATTCTTTCGTGGACATGAAGGCTTTTACTCCATTTACGTCCATTCTGATCCTTCTTTCGTTCAAACTATGCCCAAGTCTTCGGTGTTTTACGATCGCTGGATTCCTAGTAAG ATAGCAAGATGGGGAGAAATGAATATGGTGGAAGCAGAACGACGTTTATTAGCAAACGCATTGATGGATATATCCAACGAACGTTTTGTTCTTCTCTCGGAATCATGCATTCctctcttcaatttctcaacCGTTTATGACTATCTTATCAACTCCACCAAATCCTTTGTGGAGTCGTATGATTTACCAGGTCCTGTTGGCCGTGGTAGATACAGTAAAATGATGTCCCCTCTGATTACTCTCGAACAATGGCGAAAGGGATCTCAATGGTTCGAGGTCGATCGGTTCCTAGCCATCGAGGTAATCACCGACCAAACATATTATCCGGTTTTTTGGCAATATTGCAAAAACGATTGCTATGGCGACGAGCATTACTTGCCGACATTTGTAGACATGAATTTCCCGACGAGGAATGCGTATAAAACATTGACATATGTGGATTGGTCGAAGGGAGGACCTCATCCCAATAGGTTTCGTAGAGAAGAAGTGACCGAAGAGTTCTTGAAGAAACTAAGAACTTCCTCACAGTGCTATTACAATGAAAGAATAGTCAATGTTTGCCACTTATTTGCTAGGAAGTTTTCACCAAATTCTTTAGACAAGTTGTTGAGATTTGCTCCAATTGTCATGAACTTttag